A genomic segment from Nicotiana tabacum cultivar K326 chromosome 7, ASM71507v2, whole genome shotgun sequence encodes:
- the LOC107812771 gene encoding calmodulin-binding protein 60 B-like isoform X2, with protein sequence MKRNINRDSDDGSEFSARESKCQHPCNALFTGLRSYSSPQELALRLEPSIRKWVREEIERTLQSTLRSSLNEEETTQSRAIQLHFEDTLPSTLFTGSKVENVDNRPIKVVLHDANSNQRITSGPISSVKVSVVVLNGEFNPNDREDWTEEEFSRKVVREREGKRPLLTGDLIIQLRDGVGHLGDISFTDNSSWIKSRTFRLGLKLINRSGELRVREGVSEPFTVKDHRGEANKKHYPPALGDEIWRLEKIAKAGASHKRLSQKGISCVKDFLRLYVTDPSLLREVLACGTTNNTWEKITEHANTCVLDNSEWYIYNAGESIVLLFNCIYKLVGAILDGQNCQSLDKLDVFQKRMVEDSKRRAYKNLNHLIVLEDPSLIGQAVLASNLQIGFCHIPSSSQQNMNYRVEQGRVELQSNSVCATISPSLAYTVQQDSATAVSTPESFHGMQAFNSTLASSFLISDPCCSIYPGDYDWGSSGSIKSLGMTDFLPPNNNYQLGTPVLPGNGLFASSSIQPVSPDLGFHIARGGNPRAIWCTIRAVLKWKTLVKRKCVKMERLLHVDI encoded by the exons ATG AAAAGGAATATCAATCGGGATAGTGATGACGGCTCTGAGTTTTCAGCTCGGGAATCTAAGTGCCAACATCCTTGTAACGC GCTTTTTACAGGGTTAAGGAGTTATTCTTCTCCACAAGAACTTGCACTAAGGCTGGAGCCCTCAATCCGAAAATGG GTGCGTGAAGAGATTGAGAGAACACTTCAATCAACCCTGAG ATCCTCACTTAATGAGGAGGAGACTACTCAATCCAGGGCTATTCAGCTACATTTTGAGGATACACTTCCTTCTACCCTTTTCACCGGTAGTAAAGTAGAAAATGTGGACAATAGGCCCATTAAAGTTGTCTTGCATGATGCTAATTCCAACCAGAGAATAACATCTGGGCCCATATCTTCGGTAAAGGTTAGCGTGGTTGTGCTTAATGGGGAATTTAATCCCAATGATCGAGAAGACTGGACTGAGGAAGAGTTCAGCAGAAAAGTTGTTCGTGAGAGAGAAGGAAAACGTCCACTATTGACGGGAGATTTAATTATTCAGCTAAGGGACGGTGTGGGGCATCTCGGTGATATCAGCTTCACTGACAATTCAAGCTGGATAAAGAGCAGGACCTTCAGGTTGGGACTGAAATTGATTAACCGTTCTGGTGAACTGAGGGTCAGAGAAGGAGTTAGCGAGCCCTTTACGGTGAAAGATCATCGTGGGGAGG CTAACAAGAAGCATTACCCTCCCGCTTTGGGTGATGAAATATGGCGGTTGGAAAAGATTGCAAAAGCTGGTGCATCTCACAAACGGTTGAGTCAGAAAGGAATATCCTGTGTGAAAGACTTCCTACGGCTGTATGTCACGGATCCATCTCTATTACGCGAG GTTCTGGCTTGTGGGACGACAAACAACACATGGGAGAAAATCACAGAACATGCGAACACTTGTGTGTTAGACAACAGTGAGTGGTACATATATAACGCTGGAGAAAGTATTGTACTTCTGTTCAACTGCATCTATAAGCTTGTAGGAGCAATTCTTGATGGACAAAATTGCCAGTCCTTGGACAAACTAGATGTATTTCAGAAG CGGATGGTGGAAGACTCTAAGCGTCGTGCTTACAAAAATTTGAATCATCTCATTGTCCTTGAGGACCCCTCTCTGATAGGCCAAGCAGTCCTAGCATCAAATCTGCAAATTGGCTTTTGTCATATTCCTAGTTCAAGCCAGCAGAATATGAACTACCGAGTTGAACAAG GTCGAGTGGAGTTACAGAGCAACTCTGTCTGTGCCACAATTTCACCATCACTAGCTTACACAGTGCAACAAGATAGTGCAACTGCAGTGTCCACGCCTGAAAGCTTTCATGGAATGCAAGCATTTAATTCGACCTTGGCAAGCAGTTTCTTGATCAGTGATCCCTGCTGCAGTATCTACCCTGGTGACTACGACTGGGGTTCTAGTGGTTCAATTAAGTCACTAGGGATGACTGATTTTCTACCTCCCAACAACAATTATCAGCTTGGAACACCAGTGTTGCCAGGGAACGGATTGTTCGCGAGTTCAAGCATTCAGCCAGTTTCTCCTGATTTAGGCTTTCATATAGCAAGAGGTGGAAATCCCAGAGCTATATGGTGCACAATCCGTGCTGTCCTGAAATGGAAAACATTGGTTAAGCGAAAATGTGTGAAGATGGAAAGGCTTTTACATGTAGATATCTGA
- the LOC107812771 gene encoding calmodulin-binding protein 60 B-like isoform X1 encodes MVQKRNINRDSDDGSEFSARESKCQHPCNALFTGLRSYSSPQELALRLEPSIRKWVREEIERTLQSTLRSSLNEEETTQSRAIQLHFEDTLPSTLFTGSKVENVDNRPIKVVLHDANSNQRITSGPISSVKVSVVVLNGEFNPNDREDWTEEEFSRKVVREREGKRPLLTGDLIIQLRDGVGHLGDISFTDNSSWIKSRTFRLGLKLINRSGELRVREGVSEPFTVKDHRGEANKKHYPPALGDEIWRLEKIAKAGASHKRLSQKGISCVKDFLRLYVTDPSLLREVLACGTTNNTWEKITEHANTCVLDNSEWYIYNAGESIVLLFNCIYKLVGAILDGQNCQSLDKLDVFQKRMVEDSKRRAYKNLNHLIVLEDPSLIGQAVLASNLQIGFCHIPSSSQQNMNYRVEQGRVELQSNSVCATISPSLAYTVQQDSATAVSTPESFHGMQAFNSTLASSFLISDPCCSIYPGDYDWGSSGSIKSLGMTDFLPPNNNYQLGTPVLPGNGLFASSSIQPVSPDLGFHIARGGNPRAIWCTIRAVLKWKTLVKRKCVKMERLLHVDI; translated from the exons ATGGTACAGAAAAGGAATATCAATCGGGATAGTGATGACGGCTCTGAGTTTTCAGCTCGGGAATCTAAGTGCCAACATCCTTGTAACGC GCTTTTTACAGGGTTAAGGAGTTATTCTTCTCCACAAGAACTTGCACTAAGGCTGGAGCCCTCAATCCGAAAATGG GTGCGTGAAGAGATTGAGAGAACACTTCAATCAACCCTGAG ATCCTCACTTAATGAGGAGGAGACTACTCAATCCAGGGCTATTCAGCTACATTTTGAGGATACACTTCCTTCTACCCTTTTCACCGGTAGTAAAGTAGAAAATGTGGACAATAGGCCCATTAAAGTTGTCTTGCATGATGCTAATTCCAACCAGAGAATAACATCTGGGCCCATATCTTCGGTAAAGGTTAGCGTGGTTGTGCTTAATGGGGAATTTAATCCCAATGATCGAGAAGACTGGACTGAGGAAGAGTTCAGCAGAAAAGTTGTTCGTGAGAGAGAAGGAAAACGTCCACTATTGACGGGAGATTTAATTATTCAGCTAAGGGACGGTGTGGGGCATCTCGGTGATATCAGCTTCACTGACAATTCAAGCTGGATAAAGAGCAGGACCTTCAGGTTGGGACTGAAATTGATTAACCGTTCTGGTGAACTGAGGGTCAGAGAAGGAGTTAGCGAGCCCTTTACGGTGAAAGATCATCGTGGGGAGG CTAACAAGAAGCATTACCCTCCCGCTTTGGGTGATGAAATATGGCGGTTGGAAAAGATTGCAAAAGCTGGTGCATCTCACAAACGGTTGAGTCAGAAAGGAATATCCTGTGTGAAAGACTTCCTACGGCTGTATGTCACGGATCCATCTCTATTACGCGAG GTTCTGGCTTGTGGGACGACAAACAACACATGGGAGAAAATCACAGAACATGCGAACACTTGTGTGTTAGACAACAGTGAGTGGTACATATATAACGCTGGAGAAAGTATTGTACTTCTGTTCAACTGCATCTATAAGCTTGTAGGAGCAATTCTTGATGGACAAAATTGCCAGTCCTTGGACAAACTAGATGTATTTCAGAAG CGGATGGTGGAAGACTCTAAGCGTCGTGCTTACAAAAATTTGAATCATCTCATTGTCCTTGAGGACCCCTCTCTGATAGGCCAAGCAGTCCTAGCATCAAATCTGCAAATTGGCTTTTGTCATATTCCTAGTTCAAGCCAGCAGAATATGAACTACCGAGTTGAACAAG GTCGAGTGGAGTTACAGAGCAACTCTGTCTGTGCCACAATTTCACCATCACTAGCTTACACAGTGCAACAAGATAGTGCAACTGCAGTGTCCACGCCTGAAAGCTTTCATGGAATGCAAGCATTTAATTCGACCTTGGCAAGCAGTTTCTTGATCAGTGATCCCTGCTGCAGTATCTACCCTGGTGACTACGACTGGGGTTCTAGTGGTTCAATTAAGTCACTAGGGATGACTGATTTTCTACCTCCCAACAACAATTATCAGCTTGGAACACCAGTGTTGCCAGGGAACGGATTGTTCGCGAGTTCAAGCATTCAGCCAGTTTCTCCTGATTTAGGCTTTCATATAGCAAGAGGTGGAAATCCCAGAGCTATATGGTGCACAATCCGTGCTGTCCTGAAATGGAAAACATTGGTTAAGCGAAAATGTGTGAAGATGGAAAGGCTTTTACATGTAGATATCTGA